One segment of Equus asinus isolate D_3611 breed Donkey chromosome 18, EquAss-T2T_v2, whole genome shotgun sequence DNA contains the following:
- the LOC106829923 gene encoding cystathionine beta-synthase-like protein isoform X7, translating to MLSKTSQAEVGCSECPHLSGVHSGKGGLEEEPPEDKEANECLWIRPDAPSRCSWQLGSLIADSPHHHAPSTKAPKILPDILQNIGDTPMVKINKIGKKFGLKCELLAKCEFFNPGGSVKDRIAVRMIEDAERAGILKPGDTIIEPTSGNTGIGLALAAAVKGYCCIIVMPEKMSMEKVDVLRALGAKIVRTPTNARFDSPESHVGVAWRLKNEIPNSHILDQYRNASNPLAHYDTTAEEILQQCDGKVDMLVISAGTGGTITGIGRKLKEKCPGCRIIGVDPVGSILAEPEELNQTEQTAYEVEGIGYDFVPTVLDRKVVDKWFKSNDEESFTFARMLISQEGLLCGGSSGCAMAGAVKAAQELQEGQRCVVILPDSVRNYMSKFLSDKWMLQKGFLNEEDVLTKKPWVILGMVTLGNMLSSLLAGKIRPSDEVRKIIYKQFQQIVLTDTLGKLSHILEVDHFALVVHEQIQ from the exons ATGCTTTCCAAGACATCCCAAGCTGAAGTAGGGTGTTCAGAATGCCCCCACCTCTCGGGGGTGCACTCGGGGAAagggggcctggaggaggagccCCCAGAGGACAAGGAAGCCAACGAGTGCCTGTGGATCCGCCCAGATGCCCCCAGCAGGTGCTCCTGGCAGCTGGGAAGCCTGATTGCCGACTCACCGCATCACCATGCTCCCTC GACAAAAGCCCCTAAAATCTTGCCAGATATCCTGCAGAACATTGGGGATACCCCCATGGTGAAAATCAATAAGATCGGGAAGAAGTTTGGCCTGAAGTGCGAGCTCC TGGCCAAGTGCGAGTTCTTCAACCCGGGCGGGAGTGTGAAGGACCGCATCGCCGTGAGGATGATCGAGGACGCCGAGCGGGCTGGGATTCTGAAGCCTGGGGACACGATCATCGAGCCGACATCCGGGAACACAG GGATCGGGCTGGCCCTGGCTGCCGCCGTGAAGGGTTACTGCTGCATCATCGTGATGCCGGAGAAGATGAGCATGGAGAAG GTGGACGTCCTGCGGGCCCTGGGGGCCAAGATTGTGCGGACGCCCACCAACGCCAGATTTGACTCCCCTGAGTCGCACGTGGGTGTGGCGTGGAGGCTGAAGAACGAGATCCCCAATTCTCACATCCTGGACCAG TACCGCAACGCCAGCAACCCCCTTGCTCACTACGACACCACTGCTGAGGAGATCCTGCAGCAGTGTGACG GGAAGGTGGACATGCTGGTGATCTCAGCGGGCACGGGCGGCACCATTACGGGCATTGGCAGGAAACTAAAGGAGAAGTGCCCTGGATGCAGA ATCATCGGGGTGGATCCTGTAGGCTCCATCCTGGCAGAGCCTGAGGAGCTGAACCAGACGGAGCAGACGGCCTACGAGGTGGAGGGCATCGGCTATGACTTCGTCCCCACGGTGCTGGACCGGAAG GTGGTGGACAAATGGTTCAAGAGCAATGATGAGGAGTCCTTCACCTTCGCCCGAATGCTGATCTCGCAGGAGGGACTGCTGTGCG GTGGCAGTTCGGGCTGTGCCATGGCCGGGGCCGTGAAGGCCGcccaggagctgcaggagggccagCGCTGCGTGGTGATCCTGCCCGACTCGGTTCGCAACTACAT GTCCAAGTTCCTGAGCGACAAGTGGATGCTGCAGAAGGGCTTCCTGAATGAGGAGGACGTCCTGACGAAGAAGCCATG GGTGATCCTGGGGATGGTGACTCTTGGGAACATGCTGTCGTCCCTGCTCGCTGGGAAGATTCGGCCATCGGACGAGGTCCGCAAAATCATCTATAAGCAGTTCCAACAG
- the LOC106829923 gene encoding cystathionine beta-synthase-like protein isoform X2, whose product MLSKTSQAEVGCSECPHLSGVHSGKGGLEEEPPEDKEANECLWIRPDAPSRCSWQLGSLIADSPHHHAPSTKAPKILPDILQNIGDTPMVKINKIGKKFGLKCELLAKCEFFNPGGSVKDRIAVRMIEDAERAGILKPGDTIIEPTSGNTGIGLALAAAVKGYCCIIVMPEKMSMEKVDVLRALGAKIVRTPTNARFDSPESHVGVAWRLKNEIPNSHILDQYRNASNPLAHYDTTAEEILQQCDGKVDMLVISAGTGGTITGIGRKLKEKCPGCRIIGVDPVGSILAEPEELNQTEQTAYEVEGIGYDFVPTVLDRKVVDKWFKSNDEESFTFARMLISQEGLLCGGSSGCAMAGAVKAAQELQEGQRCVVILPDSVRNYMSKFLSDKWMLQKGFLNEEDVLTKKPWWWHLRVQELSLQAPLTVLPTVTCEHTMEILHEKGFDQAPVVDESGVILGMVTLGNMLSSLLAGKIRPSDEVRKIIYKQFQQIVLTDTLGKLSHILEVDHFALVVHEQIQWGDKPTKSIADNLVYFDM is encoded by the exons ATGCTTTCCAAGACATCCCAAGCTGAAGTAGGGTGTTCAGAATGCCCCCACCTCTCGGGGGTGCACTCGGGGAAagggggcctggaggaggagccCCCAGAGGACAAGGAAGCCAACGAGTGCCTGTGGATCCGCCCAGATGCCCCCAGCAGGTGCTCCTGGCAGCTGGGAAGCCTGATTGCCGACTCACCGCATCACCATGCTCCCTC GACAAAAGCCCCTAAAATCTTGCCAGATATCCTGCAGAACATTGGGGATACCCCCATGGTGAAAATCAATAAGATCGGGAAGAAGTTTGGCCTGAAGTGCGAGCTCC TGGCCAAGTGCGAGTTCTTCAACCCGGGCGGGAGTGTGAAGGACCGCATCGCCGTGAGGATGATCGAGGACGCCGAGCGGGCTGGGATTCTGAAGCCTGGGGACACGATCATCGAGCCGACATCCGGGAACACAG GGATCGGGCTGGCCCTGGCTGCCGCCGTGAAGGGTTACTGCTGCATCATCGTGATGCCGGAGAAGATGAGCATGGAGAAG GTGGACGTCCTGCGGGCCCTGGGGGCCAAGATTGTGCGGACGCCCACCAACGCCAGATTTGACTCCCCTGAGTCGCACGTGGGTGTGGCGTGGAGGCTGAAGAACGAGATCCCCAATTCTCACATCCTGGACCAG TACCGCAACGCCAGCAACCCCCTTGCTCACTACGACACCACTGCTGAGGAGATCCTGCAGCAGTGTGACG GGAAGGTGGACATGCTGGTGATCTCAGCGGGCACGGGCGGCACCATTACGGGCATTGGCAGGAAACTAAAGGAGAAGTGCCCTGGATGCAGA ATCATCGGGGTGGATCCTGTAGGCTCCATCCTGGCAGAGCCTGAGGAGCTGAACCAGACGGAGCAGACGGCCTACGAGGTGGAGGGCATCGGCTATGACTTCGTCCCCACGGTGCTGGACCGGAAG GTGGTGGACAAATGGTTCAAGAGCAATGATGAGGAGTCCTTCACCTTCGCCCGAATGCTGATCTCGCAGGAGGGACTGCTGTGCG GTGGCAGTTCGGGCTGTGCCATGGCCGGGGCCGTGAAGGCCGcccaggagctgcaggagggccagCGCTGCGTGGTGATCCTGCCCGACTCGGTTCGCAACTACAT GTCCAAGTTCCTGAGCGACAAGTGGATGCTGCAGAAGGGCTTCCTGAATGAGGAGGACGTCCTGACGAAGAAGCCATG GTGGTGGCACCTCAGAGTCCAGGAGCTGAGTCTGCAGGCTCCGCTGACGGTGCTGCCCACGGTCACCTGTGAGCACACCATGGAGATTCTCCACGAGAAGGGCTTCGACCAGGCACCCGTGGTCGATGAATCGGG GGTGATCCTGGGGATGGTGACTCTTGGGAACATGCTGTCGTCCCTGCTCGCTGGGAAGATTCGGCCATCGGACGAGGTCCGCAAAATCATCTATAAGCAGTTCCAACAG
- the U2AF1 gene encoding splicing factor U2AF 35 kDa subunit isoform X3, with product MQEHYDEFFEEVFTEMEEKYGEVEEMNVCDNLGDHLVGNVYVKFRREEDAEKAVIDLNNRWFNGQPIHAELSPVTDFREACCRQYEMGECTRGGFCNFMHLKPISRELRRELYGRRRKKHRSRSRSRERRSRSRDRGRGGGGGGGGGGGGRERDRRRSRDRERSGRF from the exons ATGCAGGAACACTATGATGAGTTTTTCGAG GAGGTTTTTACAGAAATGGAGGAGAAGTACGGTGAAGTTGAGGAGATGAACGTCTGTGATAACCTTGGCGATCACCTCGTTGGAAATGTGTATGTCAAG TTTCGCCGTGAAGAAGATGCGGAAAAGGCTGTGATTGACTTGAACAACCGCTGGTTTAACGGACAGCCGATCCATGCGGAGCTCTCTCCCGTGACCGACTTCAGAGAAGCCTGCTGCCGCCAGTATGAGATGGG AGAGTGCACACGAGGAGGCTTCTGCAACTTCATGCACCTGAAGCCCATCTCGAGGGAGCTGCGGCGGGAGCTGTACGGGCGCCGGCGCAAGAA GCATAGATCGAGGTCCCGGTCTCGGGAGCGTCGCTCGCGGTCTCGGGACCGTGGTCGcggtggtggcggcggcggcggtggaggcGGTGGGGGACGGGAGCGTGACCGGAGGCGGTCGAGAGATCGTGAAAGATCTGGGCGATTCTGA
- the LOC106829923 gene encoding cystathionine beta-synthase-like protein isoform X4, producing the protein MLSKTSQAEVGCSECPHLSGVHSGKGGLEEEPPEDKEANECLWIRPDAPSRCSWQLGSLIADSPHHHAPSTKAPKILPDILQNIGDTPMVKINKIGKKFGLKCELLAKCEFFNPGGSVKDRIAVRMIEDAERAGILKPGDTIIEPTSGNTGIGLALAAAVKGYCCIIVMPEKMSMEKVDVLRALGAKIVRTPTNARFDSPESHVGVAWRLKNEIPNSHILDQYRNASNPLAHYDTTAEEILQQCDGKVDMLVISAGTGGTITGIGRKLKEKCPGCRIIGVDPVGSILAEPEELNQTEQTAYEVEGIGYDFVPTVLDRKVVDKWFKSNDEESFTFARMLISQEGLLCGGSSGCAMAGAVKAAQELQEGQRCVVILPDSVRNYMSKFLSDKWMLQKGFLNEEDVLTKKPWWWHLRVQELSLQAPLTVLPTVTCEHTMEILHEKGFDQAPVVDESGVILGMVTLGNMLSSLLAGKIRPSDEVRKIIYKQFQQIVLTDTLGKLSHILEVDHFALVVHEQIQ; encoded by the exons ATGCTTTCCAAGACATCCCAAGCTGAAGTAGGGTGTTCAGAATGCCCCCACCTCTCGGGGGTGCACTCGGGGAAagggggcctggaggaggagccCCCAGAGGACAAGGAAGCCAACGAGTGCCTGTGGATCCGCCCAGATGCCCCCAGCAGGTGCTCCTGGCAGCTGGGAAGCCTGATTGCCGACTCACCGCATCACCATGCTCCCTC GACAAAAGCCCCTAAAATCTTGCCAGATATCCTGCAGAACATTGGGGATACCCCCATGGTGAAAATCAATAAGATCGGGAAGAAGTTTGGCCTGAAGTGCGAGCTCC TGGCCAAGTGCGAGTTCTTCAACCCGGGCGGGAGTGTGAAGGACCGCATCGCCGTGAGGATGATCGAGGACGCCGAGCGGGCTGGGATTCTGAAGCCTGGGGACACGATCATCGAGCCGACATCCGGGAACACAG GGATCGGGCTGGCCCTGGCTGCCGCCGTGAAGGGTTACTGCTGCATCATCGTGATGCCGGAGAAGATGAGCATGGAGAAG GTGGACGTCCTGCGGGCCCTGGGGGCCAAGATTGTGCGGACGCCCACCAACGCCAGATTTGACTCCCCTGAGTCGCACGTGGGTGTGGCGTGGAGGCTGAAGAACGAGATCCCCAATTCTCACATCCTGGACCAG TACCGCAACGCCAGCAACCCCCTTGCTCACTACGACACCACTGCTGAGGAGATCCTGCAGCAGTGTGACG GGAAGGTGGACATGCTGGTGATCTCAGCGGGCACGGGCGGCACCATTACGGGCATTGGCAGGAAACTAAAGGAGAAGTGCCCTGGATGCAGA ATCATCGGGGTGGATCCTGTAGGCTCCATCCTGGCAGAGCCTGAGGAGCTGAACCAGACGGAGCAGACGGCCTACGAGGTGGAGGGCATCGGCTATGACTTCGTCCCCACGGTGCTGGACCGGAAG GTGGTGGACAAATGGTTCAAGAGCAATGATGAGGAGTCCTTCACCTTCGCCCGAATGCTGATCTCGCAGGAGGGACTGCTGTGCG GTGGCAGTTCGGGCTGTGCCATGGCCGGGGCCGTGAAGGCCGcccaggagctgcaggagggccagCGCTGCGTGGTGATCCTGCCCGACTCGGTTCGCAACTACAT GTCCAAGTTCCTGAGCGACAAGTGGATGCTGCAGAAGGGCTTCCTGAATGAGGAGGACGTCCTGACGAAGAAGCCATG GTGGTGGCACCTCAGAGTCCAGGAGCTGAGTCTGCAGGCTCCGCTGACGGTGCTGCCCACGGTCACCTGTGAGCACACCATGGAGATTCTCCACGAGAAGGGCTTCGACCAGGCACCCGTGGTCGATGAATCGGG GGTGATCCTGGGGATGGTGACTCTTGGGAACATGCTGTCGTCCCTGCTCGCTGGGAAGATTCGGCCATCGGACGAGGTCCGCAAAATCATCTATAAGCAGTTCCAACAG